One segment of Solanum lycopersicum chromosome 1, SLM_r2.1 DNA contains the following:
- the LOC112940677 gene encoding protein FAR1-RELATED SEQUENCE 5-like — protein sequence MVRPIIIHRRMEWIRREKIGEETFEISNLEEQNAEGIEDSLEDIESNMNAVVSFVPQLGEQELREPYIGMEFQSLDTGFKFYLDYAHRNGFSVRKNRISRSRKDKSIIGQEFVCSKEGFRSKKCLESNKQRDETRERCKVMIYMSKKEEEKWVIARLVLNHNHELASPNSQKFLRSKRKKSEAQKNLIDLLNNSGIRPSKIASVLTTQAGGIENLNITGRDIQNYLSTKRQNCLEKGDAQLMLKYFQKRQSDSPGFFYAIQMDVEGHLANCFWVDARSRIAYKNFGDVVLFDPTYLTNKYKMPFVPFTGVNNHH from the exons ATGGTAAGGCCAATCATTATTCATCGCCGAATGGAGTGGATTAGGCGGGAGAAAATTGGGGaa gaaacttttgaaatctctaATTTAGAAGAGCAAAATGCAGAAGGAATTGAAGATTCCTTGGAGGATATAGAAAGCAACATGAATGCAGTTGTATCTTTTGTTCCTCAACTAGGTGAGCAAGAATTAAGAGAGCCTTACATCGGTATGGAATTTCAATCACTTGATActggatttaaattttatcttgattatgctCATCGTAATGGTTTTAGTGTGCGCAAAAATCGAATTAGTagatcaagaaaagataaatccATTATTGGTCAAGAGTTTGTTTGTTCAAAAGAAGGATTTCGTTCAAAAAAATGTCTTGAGAGTAATAAGCAACGAGATGAGACTAGAGAGAGGTGCAAAGTGATGATATATATgtcaaagaaagaagaagaaaagtggGTTATagctaggcttgtcttgaatcaTAATCATGAACTTGCTTCTCCTAATAGTCAGAAATTCTTGcgatcaaaaagaaaaaaatcagagGCTCAAAAAAATCTTATTGATCTCTTAAATAATTCTGGTATTCGTCCAAGTAAAATCGCATCAGTGTTAACTACTCAGGCGGGAGGCATAGAGAATCTCAATATAACTGGACGAGATATTCAGAATTATTTGAGCACTAAAAGGCAAAATTGTCTTGAGAAAGGAGATGCACAATTGATGTTGAAATACTTTCAAAAGCGACAATCTGATAGCCCAGGATTCTTTTATGCAATACAAATGGATGTGGAGGGTCATTTAGCTAATTGTTTTTGGGTAGATGCTAGGTCTAGGATAGCTTACAAGAATTTTGGAGATGTTGTCCTATTTGATCCTACATACTtgacaaataaatataagatgCCTTTTGTTCCATTTACCGGAGTTAATAACCATCACTAA